The following proteins come from a genomic window of Acinonyx jubatus isolate Ajub_Pintada_27869175 chromosome C1, VMU_Ajub_asm_v1.0, whole genome shotgun sequence:
- the NEU2 gene encoding sialidase-2: MESCPILQKERVFQSGAHAYRIPALLYLPEQKTVLAFAEQRISKKDEHAELIVLRRGSYDASTHQVQWHAQEVVAQAQLEGHRSMNPSPLYDEETGTLFLFFIAIPGQVSEHHQLHTRVNVTRLCQVTSPDHGRSWSPARDLTGPAIGTAHKEWATFAVGPGHCLQLRNKTRSLVVPAYAYRNLHPHRRPSPFAFCFVSHDHGHTWQRGNFVAQDTVECQVAEVGGAEQRVVYLNARSPLRARVQAESTNEGLDFKEAQLVEELVEPPHGCQGSIVSFPGPGAGTDASDRWLLYTHPTDPRQRAHLGAYLSKPRPGPAAWSEPALLATGSCAYSDLQSMGTGPDGSPQFGCLYESDDYEAVIFVTFTLKQAFPAEFLSLGASCVPSRKDSRRPGAPLPPEHPE; encoded by the exons ATGGAGTCGTGCCCCATCCTGCAGAAGGAGAGAGTGTTCCAGTCAGGAGCCCATGCCTACAGGATCCCCGCTCTGCTGTATCTGCCTGAGCAGAAGACAGTGTTGGCCTTCGCGGAACAGCGGATAAGCAAGAAGGATGAGCACGCAGAGCTGATCGTCCTGCGCAGAGGAAGCTATGACGCATCCACCCATCAGGTCCAG TGGCACGCTCAGGAGGTGGTGGCCCAGGCCCAGCTGGAGGGCCACCGGTCCATGAACCCAAGCCCCTTGTACGACGAGGAGACAGGaaccctcttcctcttcttcatcgCCATCCCGGGGCAGGTGTCCGAGCACCACCAGCTCCACACCAGGGTCAACGTGACTCGGCTGTGCCAGGTCACCAGCCCCGACCACGGGAGGTCCTGGAGCCCCGCCCGAGACCTCACTGGCCCCGCCATCGGCACAGCCCACAAGGAGTGGGCCACTTTTGCGGTGGGTCCGGGGCACTGCCTGCAGCTGCGCAACAAGACGCGGAGTCTGGTGGTGCCCGCCTACGCTTACCGGAACCTTCACCCCCACCGGCGGCCTTCGCCCTTTGCCTTCTGCTTCGTCAGCCATGACCACGGGCACACGTGGCAGAGAGGGAACTTCGTGGCCCAGGACACCGTGGAGTGTCAGGTGGCCGAAGTCGGGGGTGCAGAGCAGAGGGTCGTGTATCTGAACGCGAGGAGCCCCCTCAGAGCCAGGGTCCAGGCCGAGAGCACCAACGAGGGCCTCGACTTCAAGGAGGCCCAGCTAGTGGAGGAGCTCGTGGAGCCTCCGCACGGCTGCCAAGGGAGCATCGTCAGCTTTCCCGGCCCCGGGGCGGGGACGGACGCCTCGGACAGATGGCTGCTCTACACTCACCCCACCGACCCACGGCAGAGAGCCCACCTGGGCGCGTACCTCAGCAAGCCGCGCCCGGGCCCCGCGGCCTGGTCGGAGCCCGCCCTGCTGGCCACGGGCAGCTGCGCTTACTCAGACCTCCAGAGCATGGGCACCGGCCCTGACGGGTCACCGCAGTTCGGGTGTCTGTACGAATCGGACGATTACGAGGCGGTCATCTTCGTCACGTTCACCCTGAAACAAGCCTTCCCAGCTGAGTTTTTGTCTTTGGGAGCCAGCTGTGTGCCATCCAGGAAGGACTCCCGCCGGCCTGGGGCCCCCCTTCCTCCTGAACACCCCGAGTGA